The proteins below are encoded in one region of Danio rerio strain Tuebingen ecotype United States chromosome 14, GRCz12tu, whole genome shotgun sequence:
- the slu7 gene encoding pre-mRNA-splicing factor SLU7, which translates to MAAEAGKASEGMVDLEEPKKMTREDWRKKKELEEQRKLGNAPAEVDEEGKDINPHIPQYISSVPWYIDPSKRPTLKHQRPQEENQSKFAPIGDWYKRGVQEKSVNTKYRKGACENCGALTHKKKDCLERPRKVGAKFSGTGIAPDEHQQVQLSMDYDGKRDRWNGYDPDEHMRIVEEYSKVDLAKRTLKAQKLQEELASGKLMDQANSRKHEEAVQDHSSEDEDEDKYVDDFDMPGQNFDSKRRITVRNLRIREDIAKYLRNLDPNSAYYDPKTRAMRENPYSNTGKNPEEVGYAGDNFVRYSGDTISMAQTQLFAWEAYEKGSEVHLQADPTKLELLHQSYKVKKDDFKEKQKETILEKYGGSEHLDAPPRELLLAQTEEYVEYSRHGAVLKGQEKAVAQSKYEEDVLNNNHTCIWGSYWKDGYWGYKCCHSMVKQSYCTGEAGKKVVSNSCTPFEEDVEEAQTSEEPKTLLQMHQEKLKDKKKKKKSKKHRDSDSSDEEDEAKKKEKLKKALSAEEQRLKQVAELMQVDERKRPYNSLMEVREPTEEEMEAFRMKRCRPDDPMASFLGQ; encoded by the exons GGACATCAACCCTCATATTCCCCAGTACATCTCGTCTGTCCCTTGGTACATTGACCCTTCAAAGAGACCCACCCTTAAGCATCAGAGACCCCAGGAAGAGAATCAGAGCAAGTTTGCGCCCATTGGAGACTGGTATAAGAGAGGTGTACAAGAA AAATCAGTGAACACGAAATACAGAAAAGGAGCATGCGAAAACTGTGGCGCCTTGACACATAAGAAGAAAGATTGTTTGGAG AGACCCCGAAAGGTTGGAGCAAAGTTTTCTGGCACAGGCATCGCACCGGATGAGCACCAGCAGGTTCAGCTCTCGATGGATTATGATGGAAAGAGAGATCGCTGGAATGGTTATGATCCTGATGAGCACATGCGCATTGTAGAGGAATATTCTAAAGTGGATCTG GCAAAGCGCACTCTCAAAGCTCAGAAACTCCAAGAGGAGTTAGCATCTGGTAAACTAATGGATCAAGCT AACTCACGAAAGCATGAGGAAGCAGTACAG GACCACAGCAGTGAAGATGAAGATGAGGACAAATATGTTGATGACTTTGACATGCCTGGACAAAACTTTGACTCCAAGAGAAGAATCACAGTTAGAAACCTGAGAATCCGAGAGGACATCGCCAAG TACCTCAGAAATCTGGATCCAAACTCCGCCTACTACGATCCTAAGACTCGAGCCATGAGGGAGAACCCATACTCCAACACTGGAAAGAATCCAGAAGA GGTGGGCTACGCTGGAGACAACTTTGTGCGCTATTCTGGAGATACTATTTCCATGGCCCAGACTCAGC TCTTTGCTTGGGAAGCTTATGAGAAGGGATCAGAAGTTCACCTCCAGGCAGATCCAACAAAGCTGGAGCTTCTCCATCAGTCCTACAAAGTCAAGAAGGACGATTTCAAAGAGAAGCAGAAAGAGACTATTTTGGAAAAG TACGGCGGGTCTGAACACTTGGACGCTCCTCCGCGAGAGCTGCTGTTGGCTCAGACAGAGGAATATGTGGAGTACTCTCGACACGGGGCCGTCTTAAAAGGACAGGAGAAGGCTGTGGCTCAGTCAAAATACGAGGAAGACGTGCTCAATAATAACCACACG tgtATCTGGGGATCATATTGGAAAGATGGCTACTGGGGTTACAAATGCTGCCACTCCATGGTGAAGCAAAGCTACTGTACAGGAGAAGCTGGCAAGAAAGTAGTG aGTAATTCTTGTACTCCATTTGAAGAGGATGTGGAGGAGGCGCAAACAAGCGAAGAACCAAAGACTCTTTTACAG ATGCACCAGGAAAAATTGAAAgacaagaaaaagaagaaaaagagcaaGAAGCACAGAGATTCAGACAGCAGCGACGAGGAGGACGaagccaaaaagaaagaaaagctgaAGAAG GCATTAAGTGCGGAGGAGCAGAGGCTGAAGCAGGTGGCTGAACTCATGCAGGTGGATGAGAGGAAACGGCCGTACAACAGCCTGATGGAGGTGCGCGAGCCCACAGAGGAGGAGATGGAGGCTTTCCGAATGAAACGCTGCCGGCCCGACGACCCCATGGCCTCTTTTCTGGGCCAGTGA
- the c1qtnf2 gene encoding complement C1q tumor necrosis factor-related protein 2 translates to MHQLPLAVCLLLSLLTVDSSKKGRNLTIHSSQLSCSLPGPQGPPGSPGSAGPSGGMGKMGMPGVDGQDGKDGDGGEKGEKGEQGRPGYPGKHGPLGRPGLVGKAGVRGPKGVRGPPGVSGAAGVKGEPGDVGETGPPGGCDCGAEARSAFSVAVTKSYPKERTPIRFNRILMNEGGHYNSTSGKFNCVIPGVYYFTYDITLANKHLAIGLVHNGQYKIRTFDANTGNYDVASGSTILRLQKGDQVWLQIFYSEQNGLFFDPFWTDSLFTGFLIFADQAEPPNEKMTNNSGSS, encoded by the exons ATGCATCAGTTACCGCTGGCTGTTTGCCTGCTGCTGTCTCTGCTGACTGTAGACTCGTCCAAGAAGGGACGCAACTTGACTATCCATTCCTCACAGCTCAGCTGCAGTCTGCCAGGCCCTCAGGGACCCCCCGGGAGTCCAGGTTCAGCAGGTCCCAGTGGAGGAATGGGCAAGATGGGGATGCCAGGTGTTGATGGGCAGGATGGAAAGGATGGAGACGGGGGTGAAAAGGGAGAGAAAG GTGAACAGGGCCGCCCTGGGTATCCCGGCAAACATGGACCACTGGGACGGCCAGGACTTGTCGGAAAGGCAGGTGTGAGGGGTCCCAAAGGTGTGCGAGGGCCTCCCGGAGTGTCCGGAGCTGCTGGGGTCAAAGGAGAGCCGGGAGATGTTGGAGAAACCGGTCCTCCTGGAGGCTGCGACTGCGGAGCTGAAGCACGATCTGCTTTCTCGGTTGCCGTGACCAAGAGTTATCCTAAAGAACGAACTCCCATCCGCTTCAACAGGATATTAATGAACGAGGGCGGACATTACAACTCCACCAGTGGCAAGTTTAACTGCGTTATTCCCGGTGTTTATTACTTTACGTACGACATCACATTGGCGAATAAACACCTGGCAATTGGACTCGTCCACAACGGCCAGTATAAAATCCGAACATTCGACGCAAACACCGGAAACTATGATGTGGCCTCGGGATCTACGATTCTCCGGCTGCAGAAAGGAGATCAGGTGTGGCTTCAGATCTTCTACTCAGAGCAAAATGGGCTGTTTTTCGATCCGTTCTGGACTGACAGCCTTTTCACAGGATTTCTCATTTTTGCTGATCAGGCTGAACCACCGAATGAGAAGATGACGAATAATTCTGGATCATCATGA